One window from the genome of Gimesia aquarii encodes:
- a CDS encoding S8 family peptidase, translating into MAAYKHIVLDGTRKSEPYTSTWSSPRDSNIPPRPERTTHGKKLLTDLTNAKTNATRLLSTEPVREGLQFIPMKFVESSNFEMEVERLESSKGIQIVSVNEVEGRKQYIVAVPDEEIETLQKKFEAYLVDDTRGGNPQNEPLASGIDWIRSALLADYWTGDRKDFPTNTDEFWWEVWLEDIGDENNVESWFRSNCKQLGIPVSEQSTKFPDRIVVLAFTTFNQWKIFPGLLNFLTEFRRSNLVAGDFLKLTPFDQSKRIEELLSRTTFASQESPSVCILDTGINRGHPLLEHALRPNNTHTVKPEWNSSDHCGHGTELAGLALYGPLNRIFDINEQLILDHQLESVKILPPVGSNDPPDYGPITVKAMEIATDNAPNRSRVFSMAVTAGDKDFWRPTLWSASIDQACAGVKDGKRNLFIVSTGNLRDNYGKNYPDENHVSSIEDPSQSWNALTVGAYTDLIWSNEEGLEGYSPIAHPGSLSPTSRTSLVWEDRAWPYKPDVVFEGGNDLKDDTGFVTRSDDLELLTTQSSEYSDALLGTTRDSSAATAQIARMAVILQAEYPKYWPETIRGLIVHSADWTNRMINEFPRKKRDRRLRVYGMGVPDLEKARQSANGFTTMVIQDVIQPFCIDEKNKKKGKTNEMHLHDLPLPQKVLEQLGNTHIRMRVTLSYFVEPNPPRRGYVAKYHYASHGLRFSVRRPQETPHQMRCRLSREFWPQENRTMQKSPETVISDDRKWDLGEKLSNRGSIHSDTWVGTAAELASSNLIGVYPVSGWWRYKLSEESVEKKSHYALIVTISTDDTRLKLYDEIKNEIDNRLQIKTKPTTEIEVT; encoded by the coding sequence ATGGCAGCTTATAAACATATTGTACTTGACGGTACTCGAAAATCTGAACCATATACCTCAACTTGGAGTAGTCCGCGAGATAGTAATATTCCTCCGAGACCTGAAAGAACAACTCATGGCAAGAAATTGCTTACCGATCTAACTAATGCAAAAACGAATGCAACTAGGTTATTATCGACTGAGCCGGTTAGAGAAGGCTTACAATTCATCCCGATGAAATTTGTTGAAAGCTCTAATTTTGAGATGGAAGTAGAGCGATTAGAAAGTTCTAAGGGTATCCAAATAGTAAGCGTTAATGAGGTTGAAGGACGAAAACAGTACATTGTTGCTGTTCCTGATGAAGAAATCGAAACTCTTCAAAAAAAGTTTGAAGCATATTTGGTTGATGACACCCGTGGTGGGAACCCACAAAATGAACCATTAGCATCTGGAATTGATTGGATCCGTTCAGCATTATTAGCTGACTATTGGACTGGAGATAGGAAGGATTTTCCAACAAATACTGATGAATTTTGGTGGGAAGTGTGGTTAGAAGATATAGGTGATGAAAACAACGTCGAGAGTTGGTTTCGATCGAATTGTAAACAACTTGGAATACCAGTAAGTGAACAAAGTACAAAGTTTCCTGATCGAATAGTTGTTTTAGCTTTTACAACATTCAATCAATGGAAAATTTTTCCCGGGTTATTGAATTTTCTGACTGAATTTCGGCGTTCAAATTTAGTTGCTGGTGATTTTTTAAAGCTTACTCCTTTTGATCAATCTAAGAGAATTGAAGAGCTTCTTTCTCGAACTACTTTTGCCTCACAGGAATCACCTTCAGTTTGCATTTTAGATACTGGGATTAATCGAGGGCATCCATTACTCGAACATGCGCTTCGTCCAAATAACACACACACTGTAAAACCTGAATGGAATAGTAGTGACCATTGTGGACATGGAACTGAACTGGCTGGACTTGCGTTATATGGTCCTTTAAATCGAATTTTCGACATCAATGAACAGTTAATTCTGGATCATCAATTAGAGTCAGTCAAGATCTTGCCTCCCGTAGGTTCAAACGATCCTCCTGATTATGGACCAATAACTGTAAAAGCTATGGAAATTGCTACGGATAATGCACCTAATCGATCCCGGGTATTTAGCATGGCAGTAACAGCTGGTGATAAAGACTTTTGGCGTCCTACGTTGTGGTCTGCATCTATTGATCAGGCTTGTGCTGGAGTGAAAGACGGTAAACGAAACTTGTTCATAGTTTCTACTGGAAATCTCCGGGATAATTATGGAAAAAATTATCCGGACGAAAATCACGTATCTAGTATCGAAGATCCTTCTCAATCTTGGAATGCATTAACTGTTGGCGCTTATACAGACTTAATTTGGAGCAATGAAGAGGGATTAGAAGGATATTCTCCAATTGCTCATCCTGGTTCGTTGTCACCTACTAGTCGAACATCATTAGTGTGGGAAGACAGAGCTTGGCCTTATAAGCCAGATGTAGTTTTTGAGGGAGGAAATGATTTAAAAGACGATACTGGATTTGTTACACGATCTGATGATTTAGAGTTACTTACAACTCAATCTTCTGAATATAGCGATGCTTTATTGGGGACTACTAGAGACAGTAGTGCTGCCACCGCACAAATCGCTCGTATGGCAGTAATTTTGCAAGCTGAATACCCGAAATATTGGCCCGAGACTATCCGTGGACTCATTGTTCATTCTGCCGACTGGACAAATAGAATGATCAATGAATTTCCTAGAAAAAAACGTGATCGACGATTGAGAGTATATGGGATGGGAGTTCCTGATTTAGAAAAAGCCAGGCAATCGGCAAATGGTTTTACAACTATGGTTATTCAAGATGTCATTCAACCATTTTGCATAGACGAAAAAAATAAAAAAAAGGGTAAGACAAACGAAATGCATTTGCATGATCTTCCCTTACCACAAAAAGTTCTGGAGCAGCTTGGTAACACGCATATCAGAATGCGAGTTACATTGTCTTATTTTGTGGAGCCAAACCCACCCCGTCGAGGGTATGTTGCGAAATATCATTACGCATCACATGGTTTGAGGTTTTCTGTTCGCCGACCTCAAGAAACACCTCATCAAATGAGATGTCGATTAAGCAGAGAATTCTGGCCTCAAGAAAATAGAACAATGCAAAAAAGCCCAGAAACCGTGATTAGTGATGATCGCAAATGGGATTTAGGGGAAAAGCTATCAAATCGAGGTTCAATTCATTCTGATACTTGGGTCGGAACAGCTGCGGAACTTGCTTCTTCTAATCTCATCGGAGTTTATCCGGTTTCAGGTTGGTGGCGTTATAAATTAAGTGAAGAAAGTGTTGAAAAAAAATCACATTATGCTTTGATTGTTACGATTTCGACAGATGATACACGACTTAAATTATATGACGAAATCAAAAATGAAATTGATAATCGGTTACAAATAAAAACCAAGCCTACAACAGAAATAGAAGTAACCTAA